In Bacillus cereus ATCC 14579, a single window of DNA contains:
- a CDS encoding AAA family ATPase: MPQLDSLHPTVEKIINNIEKIMVGKRKETILALTALLAEGHVLLEDVPGVGKTMLVRALSKSIDADYKRIQFTPDLLPSDVTGVSIYNPKELQFEFKPGPIMGNFVLADEINRTSPKTQSALLECMEEGNITIDGITRPLPKPFFVMATQNPVEYEGTYSLPEAQLDRFLLKLKMGYPTPEEEFEILNRMEKTNPLSQLQTITTIQELLYLQQSVRVVSMDKAIKHYIVKLVNQTRTYSSIQLGASPRGSIALMKASQAYAFIHGRNYVIPDDVKFLAPYVLAHRLILKMEAKFEGITGEQVIAKIVARTTVPTQRTMNP; encoded by the coding sequence ATGCCCCAGCTTGATTCATTACATCCCACTGTAGAAAAAATAATCAATAATATTGAAAAAATAATGGTCGGAAAACGAAAAGAAACAATCTTAGCTTTGACAGCTCTCTTAGCTGAAGGTCATGTGCTATTAGAAGATGTTCCTGGTGTCGGGAAAACAATGCTAGTACGTGCTCTTTCTAAATCCATTGATGCTGATTATAAGCGAATTCAATTTACACCTGATTTATTGCCGTCAGATGTAACAGGAGTTTCTATTTATAATCCGAAAGAGCTCCAATTTGAGTTCAAGCCTGGACCAATTATGGGGAATTTTGTACTTGCTGATGAAATTAATCGTACATCTCCAAAGACACAATCTGCTTTACTTGAATGTATGGAAGAAGGCAATATTACAATAGATGGCATTACAAGACCTTTACCAAAACCGTTCTTTGTCATGGCTACACAAAATCCGGTCGAATATGAAGGAACATATTCTCTACCAGAAGCTCAGCTCGATCGTTTCTTATTGAAACTAAAAATGGGATATCCTACACCAGAGGAAGAATTTGAAATTTTAAACCGGATGGAAAAAACAAATCCACTCTCTCAATTACAAACCATTACTACAATACAAGAATTACTTTATTTACAACAAAGCGTACGGGTAGTAAGTATGGACAAAGCAATTAAGCATTACATTGTAAAGCTTGTTAATCAGACTCGTACGTACAGTTCTATACAGTTAGGTGCAAGTCCACGTGGCTCGATTGCTTTAATGAAAGCTTCACAAGCTTATGCATTTATCCATGGCAGGAATTATGTTATTCCAGACGATGTTAAATTTTTAGCTCCTTACGTTTTAGCACATAGACTCATTCTAAAAATGGAAGCAAAATTTGAAGGAATAACTGGCGAACAAGTTATCGCAAAAATCGTTGCACGAACTACCGTGCCTACTCAAAGGACGATGAACCCTTGA
- the moaA gene encoding GTP 3',8-cyclase MoaA, which yields MHKNIKDSLKRPLQDLRISVIDRCNFRCTYCMPAEVFGPDYAFLKEELLLTFDEIERLARLFISMGVNKIRLTGGEPLLRKDLSTLIARLTNLEGLQDIGLTTNGIHLAKQAKALKEAGLKRVNISLDAIEDHVFQKINGRNVSTKPVLKGIEAAKEAGLEVKVNMVVKKGMNDSQILPMVRYFKEQEIQLRFIEFMDVGSTNGWNFEQVVTKEQLIEKINRVYPIEPAQPRYFGEVAKLYRYVGSNAEVGFITSVSESFCSSCTRARISADGKFFTCLFGEKGTDLRTLLRENISDASLLKILQHTWRYRTDRYSDERTVESASKRPKVEMSYIGG from the coding sequence ATGCACAAGAACATAAAAGATTCTTTAAAGCGGCCACTTCAAGATTTACGTATTTCAGTTATTGATCGTTGTAATTTTAGGTGTACATACTGTATGCCTGCTGAAGTGTTCGGACCTGATTACGCTTTTTTAAAGGAAGAGCTTTTATTAACGTTCGATGAAATAGAAAGGTTAGCGAGATTATTTATAAGTATGGGAGTTAATAAAATTAGGCTTACTGGCGGTGAACCTTTATTGCGTAAAGACTTATCGACGTTAATTGCAAGACTTACAAATCTAGAAGGCTTACAAGATATTGGACTCACAACAAACGGAATTCATTTAGCAAAACAAGCTAAGGCGCTAAAAGAAGCAGGATTAAAGCGTGTGAATATTAGTTTAGATGCAATAGAGGATCATGTCTTCCAAAAAATTAATGGAAGAAATGTAAGTACGAAACCTGTACTGAAAGGAATTGAAGCAGCGAAGGAAGCTGGATTAGAAGTAAAGGTAAATATGGTCGTAAAAAAAGGGATGAATGATAGTCAAATTCTTCCTATGGTTCGTTATTTTAAAGAACAAGAAATACAGTTACGTTTCATTGAGTTTATGGATGTAGGCAGTACGAACGGATGGAACTTTGAGCAAGTCGTTACGAAGGAACAATTAATAGAGAAAATTAATCGTGTATATCCAATTGAGCCCGCTCAGCCTCGTTACTTTGGAGAGGTTGCGAAATTGTATCGATATGTAGGGAGTAATGCAGAAGTGGGATTTATTACTTCTGTTTCTGAGTCATTTTGTTCTTCTTGTACGAGAGCACGTATTTCGGCAGATGGTAAGTTTTTTACGTGCCTATTTGGAGAAAAAGGAACGGATTTGCGAACGCTTCTTCGAGAAAATATTTCTGATGCCTCACTATTAAAAATTTTACAACATACATGGCGATATAGAACAGATCGATATTCAGATGAAAGAACGGTTGAGAGTGCAAGTAAACGTCCAAAAGTTGAAATGTCTTACATTGGTGGATAG
- a CDS encoding nitrate reductase subunit alpha produces the protein MKKKPSALMRRLKYFSPIDRYNDNHTQETYEDREWENVYRKRWQHDKVIRSTHGVNCTGSCSWNIYVKDGIVTWEGQELNYPTTGPDMPDFEPRGCPRGASFSWYIYSPLRVKYPYVRGVLWDMWQEELQNNESPLGAWKSIVENPEKARTYKQARGKGGFIRANWDEVLQLVSASLLYTVLKYGPDRNVGFSPIPAMSMLSHAAGSRFMQLMGGPMLSFYDWYADLPPASPQIWGDQTDVPESSDWYNSGYIMTWGSNVPMTRTPDAHFLAEVRYKGTKVVSVSPDFAESTKFADDWISVKQGTDGALAMAMGHVILQEFYVDNQVEYFTKYAKQYTDFPFFVTLKQKGDQFVADRFLNAADIGRETKLGEWKPVLWNENTNDFATPHGTMGSRWDNEKKWNLRLEDEETGEKIDPRLSLLGMEESIGTVQIPYFSDDGNKVLERTIPVKKVMTEEGEVFVTTVYDLTLANYGVNRGLGGQEQKDFNDDVPFTPAWQEKITGVKRELIIQIAREFAQNAVDTNGRSMIIVGAGINHWFNSDTIYRAVLNLVLLVGAQGVNGGGWAHYVGQEKFGPAKGWQTIAMAKDWQGPPKLQNGTSFFYFVTDQWRYEDTPVGHLASPVEGNSRYQHHGDYNVLTARLGWLPSYPTFERNGIELYKEAVAAGATTQEEIGKYVAQKLKEKELKFAIEDPDNKNNFPRNLFVWRANLISSSGKGHEYFLKHLLGTTNGLMNDDSDSLRPEEIKWHEEAPEGKLDLLINLDFRMAGTALYSDIVLPASTWYEKHDLSSTDMHPFVHPFNPAIGSPWEARSDWNIFTSLSKAVSDLAKKIDLEPMKEVVATPLLHDTPQELAQPLGKIKDWSKGECEPIPGKTMPQIHVVERDYKTIYDKMTALGPNAGKQPIGTKGISWSAEKEYEQLKSKLGVVRTDTIAKGCPDIKEAINAAEAVLTLSSTTNGHMAVKAWEALEKQTDLKLRDLAEEREEECFTFEQITAQPKTVITSPAFTGSEKGGRRYSPFTTNVERLIPWRTITGRQSFYLDHDMMKEFGETMATFKPILQHKPFRKSRPEVEGKEITLNYLTPHNKWSIHSMYFDSLPMLTLFRGGPTVWMNKEDAAEAGVADNDWIECFNRNGVVVARAVVTHRIPRGMAFMHHAQDRHINVPGTKLTSNRGGTHNSPTRIHVKPTHMIGGYGQLSYGFNYYGPTGNQRDLNVVIRKLKEVDWLED, from the coding sequence ATGAAGAAAAAACCTTCAGCACTAATGAGACGTTTAAAATATTTTTCACCAATAGATCGTTATAACGATAATCATACACAAGAAACATATGAAGATCGCGAATGGGAAAATGTGTACAGAAAGCGTTGGCAGCATGATAAAGTAATTCGTTCTACACATGGCGTAAACTGTACTGGCTCATGTAGTTGGAATATATATGTGAAAGATGGAATTGTGACTTGGGAAGGACAGGAGCTTAACTATCCAACGACAGGTCCTGACATGCCTGATTTTGAACCACGAGGATGTCCACGTGGAGCGAGTTTTTCTTGGTACATTTATAGTCCGCTTCGTGTGAAATATCCGTATGTACGTGGTGTTCTTTGGGATATGTGGCAAGAAGAATTACAAAATAACGAGTCCCCATTAGGCGCTTGGAAAAGCATTGTGGAAAACCCTGAAAAAGCACGTACGTATAAGCAGGCGCGTGGTAAAGGGGGATTCATTCGTGCGAATTGGGATGAAGTGTTACAACTTGTTTCTGCTTCATTACTATACACAGTATTGAAATACGGTCCAGACCGAAATGTTGGTTTCTCGCCAATTCCAGCTATGTCGATGTTAAGTCATGCAGCTGGTAGTCGCTTTATGCAACTTATGGGTGGACCAATGCTTAGTTTCTATGATTGGTACGCAGATTTACCACCAGCTTCTCCGCAAATTTGGGGTGATCAAACAGATGTACCAGAAAGTAGTGACTGGTATAACTCTGGTTACATTATGACATGGGGTTCAAATGTACCGATGACGAGAACACCAGATGCTCACTTTTTAGCAGAGGTTCGATATAAAGGAACGAAAGTCGTTTCTGTCAGTCCTGACTTCGCTGAATCTACAAAGTTTGCGGATGATTGGATTAGTGTGAAACAAGGTACAGATGGTGCACTTGCGATGGCAATGGGGCATGTGATCTTACAAGAATTTTACGTAGATAATCAAGTGGAATATTTCACAAAGTATGCGAAGCAATATACTGATTTTCCTTTCTTTGTCACATTGAAACAAAAAGGAGATCAATTCGTTGCTGATCGTTTCTTAAACGCTGCTGATATTGGACGCGAAACGAAGTTAGGAGAATGGAAACCTGTTCTTTGGAACGAGAACACGAATGATTTTGCAACACCTCATGGCACAATGGGCTCACGTTGGGATAACGAAAAGAAATGGAACTTGCGTTTAGAAGATGAAGAAACAGGTGAAAAGATTGATCCACGTCTTTCTTTACTTGGAATGGAAGAATCGATTGGAACTGTACAAATTCCGTACTTCTCTGATGATGGAAACAAAGTATTAGAACGTACAATTCCAGTGAAAAAGGTTATGACAGAAGAAGGCGAAGTGTTCGTTACAACTGTATACGACTTAACGTTAGCAAATTACGGTGTGAACCGAGGGCTCGGCGGACAAGAACAGAAAGACTTCAATGATGATGTACCATTTACACCTGCATGGCAAGAGAAAATAACAGGAGTGAAACGAGAGCTAATCATTCAAATCGCTCGTGAGTTCGCACAAAATGCTGTTGATACGAACGGTCGCTCAATGATTATTGTCGGAGCTGGTATTAACCATTGGTTTAACTCAGATACGATTTATCGCGCAGTTTTAAATCTTGTACTTCTCGTCGGAGCACAAGGAGTAAACGGCGGTGGTTGGGCGCATTACGTTGGTCAAGAAAAATTTGGACCAGCGAAAGGGTGGCAAACAATCGCGATGGCAAAAGATTGGCAAGGGCCACCGAAATTACAAAATGGTACATCCTTCTTCTATTTCGTAACAGATCAATGGCGTTATGAAGATACACCTGTTGGACATTTAGCATCACCAGTGGAAGGAAACTCTCGTTATCAACATCATGGTGATTACAACGTATTAACTGCACGACTTGGCTGGTTACCTTCTTATCCGACATTTGAGAGAAATGGAATTGAATTATATAAGGAGGCTGTTGCTGCTGGTGCAACAACGCAAGAAGAAATCGGAAAATATGTTGCACAAAAATTAAAAGAAAAAGAACTGAAATTTGCGATTGAAGATCCAGATAACAAAAACAACTTCCCGCGCAACTTATTCGTATGGCGTGCAAATTTAATTTCGAGTTCTGGTAAAGGACATGAATATTTCTTAAAACATTTATTAGGTACAACAAACGGGTTAATGAATGACGACAGTGATTCATTACGACCAGAAGAAATTAAGTGGCATGAAGAAGCGCCAGAAGGGAAGCTTGATTTACTCATTAATTTAGATTTCCGTATGGCTGGAACAGCACTGTATTCTGATATCGTATTACCAGCTTCAACTTGGTACGAAAAACATGATTTAAGTAGTACAGATATGCATCCATTTGTGCATCCTTTTAATCCAGCAATCGGTTCACCGTGGGAAGCACGCTCTGACTGGAATATTTTCACTTCACTTTCTAAAGCTGTGTCAGATTTAGCAAAGAAAATAGATCTTGAACCAATGAAAGAAGTTGTTGCAACACCACTTCTTCATGATACACCGCAAGAATTAGCGCAACCACTTGGCAAGATTAAAGATTGGAGTAAAGGTGAATGTGAACCAATCCCGGGTAAAACGATGCCACAAATTCATGTTGTTGAAAGGGATTATAAAACGATTTATGACAAAATGACAGCACTTGGACCAAATGCCGGAAAACAACCGATTGGTACGAAAGGGATCTCTTGGTCAGCAGAAAAAGAGTATGAGCAATTAAAGAGCAAATTAGGAGTTGTTCGAACGGATACTATTGCGAAAGGTTGCCCAGACATTAAAGAAGCAATAAATGCTGCTGAAGCGGTATTAACACTATCTTCTACAACAAACGGTCATATGGCAGTAAAAGCATGGGAAGCACTTGAAAAACAAACAGATCTAAAATTACGTGATTTAGCAGAAGAACGTGAAGAGGAATGCTTCACATTCGAACAAATTACAGCACAGCCGAAAACAGTAATTACTTCTCCAGCATTTACAGGTTCAGAAAAAGGTGGACGCCGTTACTCACCGTTTACAACAAATGTGGAACGTCTTATCCCTTGGAGAACGATAACTGGTCGACAATCTTTCTACTTAGACCATGACATGATGAAAGAATTTGGTGAAACGATGGCAACATTTAAACCAATTCTGCAACATAAACCGTTCCGTAAATCACGGCCCGAAGTAGAAGGGAAAGAGATTACACTAAACTATTTAACACCGCATAATAAGTGGTCGATTCATAGTATGTACTTCGATTCATTACCGATGTTAACGCTATTTAGAGGTGGTCCAACTGTTTGGATGAATAAAGAGGACGCTGCTGAAGCGGGTGTTGCAGATAATGATTGGATTGAGTGCTTTAATCGTAACGGTGTTGTTGTAGCGCGTGCTGTTGTAACGCATCGTATACCGAGAGGAATGGCATTTATGCACCATGCGCAAGATCGTCACATTAACGTACCTGGTACGAAATTAACAAGTAACCGCGGGGGAACACATAATAGTCCAACTCGAATTCACGTAAAACCGACACATATGATTGGTGGATACGGTCAATTAAGTTATGGATTTAACTATTATGGTCCGACTGGGAACCAGCGCGATTTAAACGTTGTAATTCGCAAACTGAAGGAGGTAGATTGGCTTGAAGATTAA
- a CDS encoding Crp/Fnr family transcriptional regulator — protein MANSMTLSQDLKELLASVEYKMQIKKGSFIFQEGMEATELYIIHSGKVQISKLSADGQELTLRICSAYDIIGELTLFTDNAKYLLNSKCLEDVEVGVIKREALEKELLQKPALVFEFMKWISEHLRRMQTKFRDLVLHGKKGALYSTLIRMTNSYGILKENGILIDLPLTNQELANFCATSRESVNRMLNELKKQGTISIHKGKITIHDLQFLKCEIACEDCSASVCSID, from the coding sequence GTGGCAAACAGTATGACATTATCTCAAGATTTAAAAGAATTACTTGCATCTGTTGAATATAAAATGCAAATTAAAAAAGGTAGTTTTATTTTTCAGGAAGGTATGGAGGCAACCGAACTCTATATCATCCACTCAGGAAAAGTACAAATTAGTAAACTTAGTGCTGACGGACAAGAACTAACACTTCGAATTTGTTCGGCATACGACATTATTGGAGAATTAACATTGTTCACGGATAATGCGAAGTATTTATTAAATTCAAAATGCCTTGAAGATGTTGAAGTAGGCGTTATAAAGCGTGAAGCGTTAGAAAAAGAATTACTCCAAAAACCAGCTCTTGTATTTGAATTTATGAAATGGATTAGTGAACATTTAAGAAGAATGCAAACGAAGTTCCGAGATTTAGTATTACACGGCAAAAAAGGTGCCCTGTATTCTACCCTTATACGAATGACAAATAGTTACGGTATATTAAAAGAAAATGGGATTCTCATCGATTTACCATTAACAAATCAAGAACTTGCTAATTTCTGTGCAACTTCACGTGAAAGTGTAAATCGAATGTTAAATGAATTAAAAAAGCAAGGTACAATTTCAATTCATAAAGGAAAGATTACAATCCACGATTTACAATTTTTAAAATGTGAAATTGCTTGTGAAGATTGCTCTGCTTCTGTTTGTAGCATTGATTAG
- a CDS encoding molybdopterin-synthase adenylyltransferase MoeB, whose protein sequence is MQERYSRQVLFSGIGEMGQRKIREKHVLLIGAGAIGAANAEALARMGIGKLTIADRDYVEWSNLQRQQLYTEEDAKQCKPKAIAAAEHVRKINSEVEIVPVVMDVTMQEIEELTKEVDLIIDATDNFDTRLLINDISQKENIPWIYGGCVGGYGVTYTSLPGKTPCFRCLMDHPMGGATCDTAGIIQPAVQMVVAHQVTEAMKILVDDFETLRGTMLSFDIWNNQFLSLKVNKQKKSTCPSCGNTRTYPSLTFESQVKTEVLCGRNTVQIRSGIKRVLNLNEIQKRLQKIVHVQKTPYLLSFLIDEYRFVLFTDGRAFIHGTSDVKIAKRLYAKYIG, encoded by the coding sequence ATGCAAGAGCGTTATTCAAGACAAGTGTTGTTTTCTGGAATTGGTGAAATGGGACAAAGAAAAATAAGAGAAAAGCATGTGCTCTTAATCGGTGCGGGTGCAATAGGGGCTGCGAATGCAGAAGCACTCGCTAGGATGGGAATTGGGAAATTGACAATTGCCGATCGTGACTATGTCGAATGGAGTAATTTACAACGGCAACAGTTATATACAGAAGAAGATGCAAAACAATGCAAACCAAAAGCAATTGCAGCGGCAGAACATGTAAGAAAGATTAATTCTGAAGTGGAAATTGTACCAGTTGTAATGGATGTCACAATGCAAGAAATAGAAGAGTTAACAAAAGAAGTGGATCTCATTATAGATGCCACTGACAACTTCGATACGCGCCTACTTATAAATGATATTTCACAAAAAGAAAATATACCTTGGATATACGGTGGATGCGTTGGAGGTTACGGTGTAACGTATACAAGTCTTCCAGGAAAAACACCATGTTTTCGCTGCTTAATGGATCATCCGATGGGCGGTGCAACATGTGATACAGCGGGAATTATTCAGCCAGCTGTACAGATGGTTGTTGCTCACCAAGTGACAGAAGCAATGAAAATATTGGTGGATGATTTCGAGACGCTACGAGGAACAATGTTATCATTTGATATTTGGAACAATCAATTTCTCTCATTAAAAGTAAATAAACAGAAAAAAAGTACATGTCCATCTTGCGGAAATACACGTACGTACCCAAGTTTAACATTTGAATCACAGGTGAAAACGGAGGTGCTATGCGGACGGAATACAGTTCAAATCCGTTCAGGAATAAAGAGAGTTCTAAATTTAAACGAAATCCAAAAAAGATTACAAAAAATTGTACATGTCCAAAAAACGCCGTACTTACTATCATTTCTAATTGATGAATATCGTTTCGTTTTATTTACAGACGGTAGGGCATTTATTCATGGGACAAGTGATGTGAAAATAGCAAAACGATTGTACGCAAAATATATAGGATGA
- the narJ gene encoding nitrate reductase molybdenum cofactor assembly chaperone produces MKQSLQTAFSCSSFLLSYPELGWREALTELLEEIEAIEQDDVKASLATFIKQALNKTNDQLIDSYVYTFDFGKKTNMYLTYMNTGEQRERGIELLELKQHYKKSGFEVTDKELPDYLPLLLEFFANANEQDSEPIMSKYKENIQALHVQLKEAGSMYKPILAAVLLAIDTWGVQTN; encoded by the coding sequence ATGAAACAAAGTTTACAAACTGCTTTTTCTTGTTCTTCATTCCTTCTCTCCTATCCTGAACTAGGGTGGAGGGAAGCTTTAACTGAATTACTAGAAGAGATTGAAGCGATTGAACAGGACGATGTTAAAGCTTCACTTGCAACATTTATAAAACAAGCGCTAAATAAAACGAATGATCAACTCATTGATAGTTACGTATATACATTCGATTTTGGTAAGAAAACAAATATGTATCTTACTTATATGAACACTGGTGAACAAAGAGAAAGAGGTATTGAATTACTAGAGTTAAAACAGCATTATAAAAAATCAGGTTTTGAAGTAACAGATAAAGAATTACCTGATTATTTACCGCTATTGCTTGAGTTTTTTGCAAATGCAAATGAGCAAGACAGTGAACCAATTATGAGTAAATACAAGGAGAACATACAAGCATTACACGTTCAGTTAAAAGAAGCAGGTAGTATGTATAAACCAATTCTTGCGGCTGTTCTACTCGCTATCGATACATGGGGTGTACAGACAAATTAG
- the narH gene encoding nitrate reductase subunit beta, translating to MKIKAQVGMVMNLDKCIGCHTCSVTCKNTWTNRPGAEYMYFNNVETKPGIGYPKQWEDQEKYKGGWELKNGEIQLKSGSKMKRLMNIFHNPDQPTIDDYFEPWNYDYETLTNSPQRKHQPVARPKSAITGEFIDKIEWGPNWEDDLAGGHITGLQDPNVKKMEEEIKTDFENVFMMYLPRICEHCMNPSCVSSCPSGAMYKREEDGIVLVDQIACRAWRFCVSSCPYKKVYFNWQTNKAEKCTMCFPRIEAGMPTICSETCVGRIRYIGVMLYDADKVKEAASVEDKKDLYESQLTVFLDPNDPEVAAEAKKQGIPEEWIKAAQQSPIYKMIIDWKIALPLHPEYRTMPMVWYIPPLSPIMNMVEGKGSNWQAEEIFPAIDNMRIPIQYLANLLTAGDESHIRLTLKKMAVMRTHMRAMQINKEPNEAVLKELGLTKQDVEDMYRLLAIAKYKDRFVIPTSHREQVADLYSEQGSCGLAFAGGPGSCMTIS from the coding sequence TTGAAGATTAAAGCACAAGTCGGAATGGTAATGAACCTAGATAAATGCATCGGCTGCCATACTTGTAGCGTAACGTGCAAAAACACCTGGACAAATCGTCCAGGTGCTGAATATATGTACTTCAATAACGTAGAAACAAAACCTGGCATTGGTTATCCGAAGCAATGGGAAGATCAGGAGAAATATAAAGGCGGCTGGGAATTGAAAAATGGTGAAATTCAGCTGAAATCTGGTTCGAAAATGAAACGTCTTATGAACATTTTCCACAATCCAGATCAACCAACAATTGATGATTACTTTGAACCTTGGAATTATGATTATGAAACATTAACAAATAGCCCACAGCGTAAACATCAACCAGTTGCTCGTCCGAAATCAGCAATTACAGGCGAATTTATCGACAAAATTGAATGGGGTCCAAACTGGGAGGACGATTTAGCAGGCGGACATATAACAGGATTACAAGATCCGAACGTAAAGAAAATGGAAGAAGAAATTAAAACAGATTTTGAAAACGTCTTTATGATGTATTTACCACGCATATGCGAACATTGTATGAATCCATCGTGCGTATCATCTTGTCCATCTGGTGCAATGTATAAACGTGAAGAAGACGGGATTGTACTTGTGGATCAAATTGCTTGTCGTGCTTGGAGATTCTGCGTATCATCTTGTCCATATAAAAAAGTGTATTTTAACTGGCAAACGAATAAAGCTGAAAAATGTACAATGTGTTTCCCACGTATTGAGGCTGGTATGCCAACAATTTGTTCAGAAACATGTGTAGGACGTATCAGATATATTGGGGTAATGCTATATGACGCTGATAAAGTAAAAGAAGCAGCGTCTGTTGAAGACAAAAAAGATTTATATGAATCTCAGCTTACTGTTTTCCTAGATCCAAATGATCCAGAAGTGGCAGCTGAAGCGAAAAAACAAGGCATTCCTGAAGAATGGATTAAAGCGGCACAACAGTCACCAATCTATAAAATGATTATCGATTGGAAAATTGCTCTACCTCTTCACCCAGAGTATCGTACAATGCCAATGGTTTGGTATATCCCGCCGCTTAGCCCAATTATGAATATGGTGGAGGGAAAAGGTAGTAACTGGCAAGCAGAAGAGATTTTCCCTGCTATTGATAATATGCGTATTCCAATTCAATATTTAGCGAATTTACTCACTGCAGGAGATGAATCACATATTCGTCTTACATTGAAAAAAATGGCTGTTATGCGAACGCATATGAGAGCAATGCAAATTAATAAAGAACCAAATGAAGCTGTATTAAAAGAACTTGGCTTAACGAAACAGGATGTAGAAGATATGTATCGTCTTCTTGCTATCGCAAAATATAAAGATCGTTTTGTTATCCCGACATCTCACAGAGAACAAGTTGCAGATTTATATAGTGAACAAGGAAGCTGTGGTTTAGCATTCGCAGGTGGTCCAGGCTCTTGTATGACAATTTCTTAA
- the narI gene encoding respiratory nitrate reductase subunit gamma translates to MMDQFLWVLFPYIIFAIFIGGHIFRYNYDQFGWTSKSSELLEKKMLRIGSLLFHFGIMFVIGGHVMGILIPEAVYRSIGISEHMYHVVAISFGLPAGVASIIGLIILTYRRVTVKRIIATSTKGDYIALILLLIVMLAGLSSTFLNIDSKGFDYRTTIGPWFRSLFIFQPKVEYMMEVPVWFKIHILAGMGLFAVWPFTRLVHVFSAPIKYISRSYVIYRRRIPNELKK, encoded by the coding sequence ATGATGGATCAATTTCTATGGGTATTGTTTCCCTATATCATTTTTGCAATCTTTATCGGTGGACATATTTTTAGATACAACTATGATCAATTTGGATGGACATCAAAATCTAGTGAACTATTAGAAAAGAAAATGCTCCGAATCGGAAGTCTATTATTCCACTTTGGGATTATGTTCGTAATTGGCGGTCATGTTATGGGGATTTTAATTCCAGAAGCTGTATACCGTTCAATAGGTATTTCTGAGCATATGTATCATGTAGTAGCAATTAGTTTTGGTCTTCCGGCAGGTGTTGCTTCTATCATCGGTTTAATTATATTAACGTACCGCCGCGTAACTGTAAAACGTATCATTGCAACGAGTACAAAGGGAGATTATATTGCGCTTATTTTATTACTTATCGTAATGCTAGCAGGACTTTCTTCAACATTTTTAAATATCGATTCAAAAGGATTTGATTATCGTACAACAATTGGCCCTTGGTTCCGAAGTCTCTTTATTTTCCAACCGAAAGTTGAATATATGATGGAAGTACCAGTATGGTTTAAAATTCATATTCTTGCGGGAATGGGGCTTTTCGCAGTATGGCCATTTACTAGACTGGTACACGTATTTAGTGCCCCAATTAAATATATAAGCCGTAGCTATGTAATTTACAGAAGACGTATTCCTAATGAGCTGAAAAAATAA